In Mixta intestinalis, the following are encoded in one genomic region:
- the lolC gene encoding lipoprotein-releasing ABC transporter permease subunit LolC encodes MYQPVALFIGLRYMRGRAADRFGRFVSWLSTIGITLGVLALVTVLSVMNGFERELEGNILGLMPQALITGEKGSLNPQQQPASELHLEGVSRITPLTTGDVVLQSANSVAVGVMLGVQPNEADPLSPYLVNVQQQALLPGEYNVILGEQLAGQLGVKRGDRLRLMVPSASQFTPMGRLPSQRLFTVIGTFAANSEVDGYQMLVNQQDASRLMRYPTGNITGWRLWLDKPLQVDSLSEQPLPPGLVWKDWRDRKGDLFQAVRMEKNMMGLLLSLIIAVAAFNIITSLGLLIMEKQGEVAILQTQGLTPRQIMLVFMVQGASAGIIGALLGALLGVLLASQLNNLMPVIGMFLNGAALPVAISYWQVSVIALTAMALALLSTLYPSWRAAAVQPAEALRYE; translated from the coding sequence ATGTATCAACCTGTCGCGTTATTTATTGGTCTGCGCTACATGCGCGGACGTGCCGCAGACCGCTTTGGCCGGTTTGTTTCCTGGCTTTCTACTATCGGCATCACCCTTGGCGTGCTGGCGCTGGTCACCGTTCTGTCAGTGATGAACGGTTTCGAGCGCGAGCTGGAGGGCAATATCCTCGGCCTGATGCCGCAGGCGCTGATTACCGGAGAAAAAGGCTCGCTTAATCCACAACAGCAACCCGCCAGCGAGCTACATCTGGAGGGCGTAAGTCGCATCACGCCGCTGACCACCGGCGATGTGGTGCTGCAAAGCGCCAACAGCGTGGCGGTGGGTGTGATGCTTGGCGTACAGCCGAATGAGGCCGATCCGCTGTCACCTTATCTGGTCAACGTTCAGCAACAGGCGCTACTGCCCGGTGAGTACAATGTTATTCTGGGTGAACAGCTGGCAGGTCAGCTCGGCGTCAAACGTGGCGATCGGCTGCGCCTGATGGTGCCTTCCGCCAGTCAGTTTACGCCGATGGGACGTCTGCCCAGCCAGCGGCTGTTTACCGTTATCGGCACCTTTGCCGCCAACAGCGAGGTGGATGGTTATCAGATGCTGGTTAACCAGCAGGACGCCTCGCGCCTGATGCGTTATCCAACAGGTAACATTACCGGCTGGCGTCTGTGGCTGGATAAGCCGTTACAGGTGGATAGCCTTAGCGAGCAGCCGTTGCCGCCGGGGCTGGTCTGGAAAGACTGGCGCGACCGCAAAGGCGATCTTTTCCAGGCGGTGCGGATGGAAAAAAATATGATGGGGCTGCTGCTGAGCCTGATCATCGCCGTGGCGGCGTTTAACATTATCACCTCGCTCGGCCTGCTGATTATGGAGAAGCAGGGCGAAGTGGCGATTCTGCAAACTCAGGGACTGACTCCCCGTCAGATCATGCTGGTGTTTATGGTACAGGGGGCCAGCGCCGGGATTATTGGCGCGCTGCTCGGTGCGCTGCTCGGCGTGCTGCTGGCCAGCCAGCTGAATAACCTGATGCCGGTTATCGGTATGTTCCTTAACGGTGCCGCGCTGCCAGTAGCGATCTCTTACTGGCAGGTGAGCGTGATTGCGTTGACCGCCATGGCGCTGGCGTTGCTGTCAACGCTTTATCCATCCTGGCGCGCCGCCGCCGTACAACCCGCTGAGGCTTTACGCTATGAGTGA
- the lolD gene encoding lipoprotein-releasing ABC transporter ATP-binding protein LolD yields the protein MSESILLQCHQLCKRYQEGSVQTDVLRDVSFTMRPGEMMAIVGSSGSGKSTLLHLLGGLDAPTSGDVLFNGRALGGMTSAQKAELRNRELGFIYQFHHLLPDFTALENVAMPLLIGKKSKQEAQEKALDMLSAVGLDKRAAHRPAELSGGERQRVAIARALVNNPRLVMADEPTGNLDARNADAIFDLLGELNVRQGTAFLVVTHDLHLARRLPAQREMRDGQLSEQVTLTGAL from the coding sequence ATGAGTGAATCTATTCTGTTACAGTGTCACCAACTGTGCAAACGCTATCAGGAAGGGAGCGTGCAGACAGACGTGTTACGCGACGTCAGTTTCACTATGCGGCCCGGCGAAATGATGGCGATCGTTGGCAGTTCCGGTTCCGGTAAAAGTACGTTGCTGCATCTGCTGGGTGGGCTGGACGCGCCGACTTCCGGCGATGTGCTGTTCAACGGACGCGCCCTCGGCGGCATGACCTCCGCACAAAAAGCGGAGCTGCGCAACCGCGAGCTGGGATTTATCTATCAGTTCCATCATCTGCTGCCTGATTTCACCGCGCTGGAAAATGTGGCGATGCCGCTGTTGATCGGTAAAAAAAGCAAGCAGGAAGCGCAGGAGAAAGCGCTGGATATGCTGAGCGCGGTTGGCCTCGATAAACGCGCCGCGCATCGTCCTGCCGAACTGTCCGGCGGCGAGCGGCAGCGCGTGGCGATTGCGCGGGCGCTGGTCAATAATCCACGGCTGGTCATGGCTGATGAGCCGACCGGCAACCTTGACGCGCGCAATGCCGACGCCATCTTCGATCTGCTGGGCGAGCTGAATGTTCGTCAGGGCACCGCGTTTCTGGTGGTTACCCACGATTTGCACCTGGCGAGGCGGCTTCCCGCGCAGCGCGAAATGCGCGACGGTCAGCTTAGCGAGCAGGTAACGCTGACGGGAGCGCTGTAA
- the lolE gene encoding lipoprotein-releasing ABC transporter permease subunit LolE — translation MASLSLLLATRFSGGRRRGGMVSLISVISTLGIALGVAVLIVGLSAMNGFERELNNRILAVVPHGEIEPVDGSLNGWQQMLPRIEQVPGIAAAAPYINFTGLVESGAKLQAIQIKGVDPARETHLSALPQFVQNDAWSSFSPGKQQIIIGSGVAKSLGISQGDWLTVMIPNSDGQNKLLQPKRIRLQVSGILQLSGMLDHSLALVPLTDAQRYLDKANDISGIALKMNDPFNAVKLVRDAGEVTQSYVYLRSWIGTYGYMYRDIQMIRAIMYLAMVLVIGVACFNIVSTLVMAVKDKSSDIAVLRTLGAKDGLIRAIFVWYGLRAGLLGSLSGVVVGVLAALNLTPLIKGIEHLTGHHFLSGDIYFIDFLPSELHWLDVISVLATAIVLSLLASWYPARRASRIDPARVLSGQ, via the coding sequence ATGGCTTCACTCTCTTTACTGTTAGCCACGCGTTTCAGCGGCGGGCGGCGGCGCGGCGGCATGGTATCGCTGATTTCAGTGATTTCCACGCTGGGAATTGCGCTGGGCGTGGCGGTGCTGATTGTTGGCCTGAGCGCGATGAACGGCTTCGAGCGTGAGCTGAATAACCGCATTCTGGCGGTGGTGCCGCACGGCGAGATCGAACCGGTTGACGGTTCGCTGAACGGCTGGCAGCAGATGTTACCGCGCATTGAGCAGGTGCCGGGCATCGCCGCTGCCGCGCCCTATATTAACTTTACCGGGCTGGTGGAGAGCGGGGCGAAGCTACAGGCGATTCAGATAAAAGGCGTCGATCCGGCGCGGGAAACCCACCTGAGCGCGCTGCCGCAGTTTGTGCAGAACGATGCCTGGTCCAGCTTCAGCCCCGGCAAGCAGCAGATCATTATCGGCAGCGGCGTGGCGAAATCACTCGGTATCAGCCAGGGTGACTGGCTGACGGTGATGATCCCGAACAGTGACGGGCAGAATAAACTGTTGCAGCCGAAGCGCATTCGCCTGCAGGTGAGCGGGATTTTGCAACTGAGCGGTATGCTCGATCACAGCCTGGCGCTGGTGCCGCTAACCGATGCACAGCGCTATCTGGATAAGGCGAACGACATCAGCGGCATCGCGCTAAAGATGAACGATCCCTTTAATGCCGTTAAGCTGGTACGCGATGCGGGCGAAGTGACGCAGTCTTACGTCTATCTGCGTAGCTGGATCGGCACCTACGGCTATATGTATCGCGATATCCAGATGATCCGCGCCATTATGTATCTGGCGATGGTGCTGGTGATCGGTGTCGCCTGCTTTAATATTGTCTCCACGCTGGTGATGGCGGTAAAAGATAAAAGCAGCGATATCGCAGTGTTACGCACGCTGGGCGCGAAAGATGGCCTGATTCGCGCTATCTTCGTCTGGTATGGCCTGCGTGCCGGGCTGCTGGGCAGCCTGAGCGGTGTTGTGGTTGGCGTGCTGGCGGCGCTGAATTTGACGCCGCTGATCAAAGGCATTGAACATCTGACCGGACATCATTTCCTTTCCGGCGATATCTACTTTATCGATTTTCTGCCCTCGGAGCTGCACTGGCTTGATGTGATCTCGGTACTGGCGACGGCGATTGTGCTGAGCCTGCTAGCAAGCTGGTATCCGGCGCGGCGCGCCAGCCGTATCGATCCGGCACGGGTATTAAGTGGACAGTGA
- the nagK gene encoding N-acetylglucosamine kinase, with protein sequence MYYGFDMGGSKIALGVYDPQRQLVWSKRIATPRDDYAQLLAALVSLTAEADALTGTGGSVGIGVPGLINPEDGTLFTANVPAARGRALAQDLSARLDREVRIDNDANCFALSEAWDEEFQHYPVVLGLILGTGVGGGLVVEGRPVSGRSGVTGEMGHMRLPLDALSVLGEGVPLPLCGCGKRGCMETLLSGRGFAWLFHHFYQQTLSAEAIAERYAQGDPQARAHTERFRALLAVCLGNLLTLIDPHLVVIGGGLSRFDAIYDGLAEQVQPHLLPVAKPPRFARARHGDAGGMRGAAFLHLK encoded by the coding sequence ATGTATTACGGCTTCGATATGGGCGGCAGCAAAATTGCGCTCGGCGTATATGACCCACAGCGTCAGCTGGTCTGGAGCAAACGTATCGCCACGCCGCGGGATGATTACGCGCAGCTGCTGGCCGCGTTGGTTAGCCTGACGGCGGAGGCGGATGCGCTGACCGGAACGGGGGGCAGCGTCGGCATTGGCGTGCCGGGCCTGATTAACCCTGAAGATGGCACGCTGTTCACCGCCAACGTTCCGGCGGCGCGCGGGCGGGCGCTTGCTCAGGATCTGAGTGCGCGGCTGGATCGTGAGGTACGCATCGATAATGACGCGAACTGTTTTGCCCTTTCCGAGGCCTGGGACGAGGAATTTCAGCATTACCCGGTGGTGCTGGGGCTGATTCTTGGCACCGGCGTCGGCGGCGGGCTGGTGGTTGAGGGCAGACCGGTTTCCGGGCGCAGCGGCGTCACTGGCGAAATGGGGCATATGCGCCTGCCGCTGGATGCGTTAAGCGTGCTGGGCGAGGGCGTTCCACTGCCGCTGTGTGGCTGCGGTAAGCGCGGCTGCATGGAGACGTTGCTTTCCGGGCGCGGCTTTGCCTGGCTGTTCCACCATTTTTATCAACAGACGCTCAGTGCGGAAGCGATCGCCGAACGCTATGCGCAGGGCGATCCTCAGGCGCGGGCGCATACCGAACGCTTCCGCGCCCTGCTGGCGGTATGCCTGGGCAATCTGTTGACTCTTATCGATCCGCATCTGGTGGTGATTGGCGGCGGATTATCCCGGTTTGACGCGATCTATGACGGACTGGCGGAACAGGTGCAACCCCACCTGCTACCGGTGGCGAAGCCGCCGCGCTTTGCCCGTGCGCGTCATGGGGACGCAGGTGGAATGCGCGGTGCGGCATTCCTGCATCTTAAGTAA